A portion of the Misgurnus anguillicaudatus chromosome 16, ASM2758022v2, whole genome shotgun sequence genome contains these proteins:
- the rmnd5b gene encoding E3 ubiquitin-protein transferase RMND5B — MEQCACVERELEKVLHRFVTYGHQSEERLDELLRTVCDLRSRLVAYGVQDADLSVLHQTMAQCCKEIKESVQVLASRHKDIHGSVSKVGKAIDRNFDAEVSAVIAEHVWDTPERQKYLSETIVEHLYRQGMLSVAEDLCQESGVVIDMSMKQPFLELNRILEALRTHDLRPALEWAVTNRQRLLDLNSTLEFKLHRLYFISLLNGGVGKQQEALQYARHFQPFASQHQRDIQILMGSLVYLRHGIENSPYRGLLETDQWAEICNIFTRDACALLGLSVESPLSVSFASGCMALPVLMNIKQVIEQRQCSGVWTHKDELPIEIDLGKKCWYHSVFACPILRQQTSESNPPMKLICGHVISRDALNKLTNAGKLKCPYCPMEQNPTDAKQIFF; from the exons ATGGAGCAGTGTGCGTGTGTGGAGAGAGAGCTGGAGAAAGTGCTGCACAGGTTTGTCACATACGGACATCAGTCAGAAGAACGACTGGATGAGCTCCTCAGGACCGTCTGTGACCTGCGCAGTCGATTGGTCGCCTACG GTGTGCAGGATGCAGATCTGTCAGTGTTGCATCAAACAATGGCGCAGTGTTGCAAGGAGATCAAAGAAAGCGTGCAGGTGCTCGCCTCACGGCACAAGGACATCCATGGCAGTGTTTCAAAAGTGGGCAAAGCTATCGACCGA AACTTTGATGCAGAAGTGAGTGCAGTTATAGCTGAACATGTGTGGGATACTCCAGAGAGGCAAAAATACCTCAGTGAAACCATCGTAGAGCATTTATATCGACAGGGCATGCTGAGCGTCGCCGAAGACCTCTGTCAG GAGTCTGGTGTAGTCATTGACATGAGCATGAAACAACCTTTTCTGGAGCTCAATCGTATCTTAGAGGCTTTAAGAACACACGATCTGCGTCCAGCACTGGA GTGGGCAGTGACAAACCGTCAGCGTCTGCTGGATCTCAACAGTACACTGGAGTTTAAGCTGCACAGACTTTATTTCATTAGTCTGCTCAATGGAGGAGTCGGCAAACAGCAGGAGGCTTTACAGTACGCCAGACACTTCCAACCGTTTGCATCGCAGCATCAGAGAG ATATTCAGATCTTAATGGGCAGCCTGGTGTACCTCCGGCACGGGATCGAGAACTCGCCTTACCGTGGTCTTCTGGAGACGGATCAGTGGGCAGAGATCTGTAACATCTTCACACGGGACGCTTGTGCGCTGCTTGGACTCTCTGTGGAGTCTCCACTTAGTGTCAG TTTTGCATCAGGCTGTATGGCTCTGCCGGTGCTCATGAACATCAAACAGGTTATTGAACAGAGACAATGCAGCGGTGTGTGGACACATAAAGATGAGCTACCA ATTGAAATCGACCTTGGGAAGAAGTGCTGGTATCATTCAGTGTTTGCCTGTCCAATACTGAGGCAGCAGACGTCAGAAAGTAATCCACCTATGAAGCTCATCTGTGGACACGTTATATCCAGAGATGCCCTTAACAAACTTACCAACGCTGGAAA GCTGAAATGCCCGTATTGTCCAATGGAGCAGAATCCCACAGATGCCAAACAGATCTTCTTCTGA
- the n4bp3 gene encoding NEDD4-binding protein 3 homolog, producing MATVQALSLTQDPIKSTGTVYPASSLASGRCVMGSVGSLIEKSDASPINSNRAVPQVPGRQNNGLLKKGFNQREFLNYLNITKKESKSSKHIITETSSVKRREEEEEDVYMKVYNRDGKEVDLGKNSLPIGGKFDKARFRTSAFKPVTPKNFSSMQNLYPSKSEEFQSGLTASMHPSYTKTASKSLSNSSSSSSPSRPGTSAGKGTSARGLGQEEENASDSGHNSMNSLPPYRPPFRPHLGQISASTGHINHIGSLDRTSLGFKGGPSTVTDMSCQSMGTLNRLQCYGSEAPPPYELSHSLEDVVRDLEERLHEKEHELRQMRRNLDESEDAIAQVFEGKQRLWEKEVTELKHLYMAKLRQISQQSQRSQRNMQLQLYKAQQERNRLKEELDSLKLDYRTLKSQSAPSSQNINPQLEETQWEVCQKSGEISLLKQRLRDSQAEVTQKLSEMFLLKTQLHEARNEIRSKDDQIDTLQTALQGARRKCLLPALEDGREDAEETGGPSQTEERLRAELLLERRQNEAQASAFEVERSTWQIEKEKVIRYQKELQASYLEMYHKNEALKRELALLRGGGDRVDEGGALIEENPPTGLPWIERIESSEI from the exons ATGGCAACAGTCCAGGCCCTGTCTTTGACCCAGGATCCCATCAAAAGCACCGGTACCGTTTACCCAGCATCTTCTCTGGCATCGGGCCGCTGCGTCATGGGAAGCGTAGGGAGTCTTATCGAAAAGTCAGACGCGTCACCTATAAATAGTAACAGAGCGGTTCCCCAGGTACCTGGACGTCAGAACAACGGCCTACTGAAGAAAGGATTCAACCAGAGAGAGTTCCTAAACTATCTCAACATCACCAAGAAAGAATCAAAGAGCAGCAAACACATCATCACTGAAACATCTTCAGTCAAGAGACGcgaggaagaggaggaagacGTCTACATGAAGGTCTATAATAGAGATGGAAAAGAAGTTGATTTGGGAAAGAACTCACTTCCTATAGGTGGCAAGTTTGATAAG GCACGATTCAGGACCTCGGCCTTCAAACCGGTCACGCCCAAAAACTTCAGCTCCATGCAGAACCTCTACCCGTCCAAATCAGAAGAGTTCCAGAGCGGCCTGACCGCCAGCATGCATCCGTCCTACACCAAAACGGCATCCAAATCTCTGTCCAACTCATCTTCCTCTTCCTCCCCCTCACGGCCAGGCACGAGCGCTGGCAAGGGCACGTCGGCCCGGGGCCTCGGCCAGGAAGAGGAGAACGCGTCGGACTCCGGGCACAATTCCATGAACAGCCTGCCCCCCTATCGCCCACCGTTCCGCCCTCACTTGGGACAAATCAGCGCCTCCACGGGTCACATCAACCACATAGGGTCACTGGATCGCACCTCACTGGGCTTCAAGGGGGGCCCTTCCACCGTCACCGACATGTCCTGCCAAAGCATGGGCACACTGAACCGTCTACAGTGTTACGGCAGCGAGGCCCCGCCTCCCTATGAGCTGTCACATTCACTGGAGGACGTGGTGAGAGATCTGGAGGAGCGTTTACACGAGAAAGAGCACGAGCTGAGACAGATGAGGAGGAACCTGGATGAAAGTGAAGATGCCATTGCGCAG GTTTTTGAAGGGAAACAGCGTCTTTGGGAGAAGGAAGTGACCGAACTAAAGCATCTCTATATGGCCAAACTGCGTCAGATATCCCAGCAGTCTCAGCGTTCACAACGAAACATGCAGCTACAGCTTTATAAAGCACAGCAGGAACGCAATCGACTGAAGGAGGAACTGGATTCTCTCAAACTGGACTACCGGACCCTAAAAAGTCAAAGTGCTCCTTCAAGTCAGAACATTAATCCTCAGCTGGAGGAAACCCAATGGGAG GTCTGTCAGAAGTCTGGAGAAATCTCTTTATTGAAGCAGCGGTTACGAGACTCGCAGGCAGAGGTCACGCAGAAGCTGAGcgaaatgtttttattgaaaactCAGCTGCACGAAGCGCGCAATGAGATCCGATCTAAAGACGATCAGATCGACACGCTGCAGACGGCCCTACAGGGCGCCCGGCGTAAATGCCTTTTGCCTGCTTTAGAGGACGGTCGAGAGGACGCAGAAGAGACCGGAGGACCCAGCCAAACGGAGGAGCGTCTCCGAGCTGAACTTCTCCTGGAAAGACGTCAGAATGAAGCGCAGGCTTCAGCGTTTGAGGTGGAGAGGAGCACGTGGCAGATCGAGAAAGAGAAAGTCATACGATATCAGAAGGAGCTGCAGGCCAGCTATCTGGAGATGTACCACAAGAATGAGGCCTTGAAGAGAGAACTGGCATTACTGAGAGGGGGCGGGGACAGAGTGGATGAGGGCGGGGCTTTGATAGAAGAAAACCCACCCACTGGCCTGCCCTGGATAGAGAGGATTGAGTCTTCTGAAATTTGA
- the nsd1a gene encoding histone-lysine N-methyltransferase, H3 lysine-36 specific, protein MCARLIRDCYGWSHDNMNQSYKVAGKDGTERLCDPREIRALDGHVSSCGHQSAKRQGEQGSAMRFLNTGYKLSASSFSSATGYSPLRRLQDLTTMVNHADVSLQDKDFHGRNKLHSPVGGGEFGIGLYHTSNAQGSADRAALQDLDKNGFSPVSSDSLEHFPSIPNGFLHFESTLFDSGDSKDEEDDKVVRFKSASTKCQKRDLADSKALDSQRLDPNANKHGNLVAKNLVRADASASPSKLPVEVMMEDFDSMDDFSDSDCDLPSTVNNNASLFSSTLTKRSNSPSDSHSNPSNSPKKRQLPGVKYSLGDLVWAKFNRRPWWPCQVTNDPLIEVHSKMKDPSRRPCRLYFVKMFGEIIDQAWVMARATFPFEGGHQFEKLPVLRRRGRQKEKDYKYTVPKRLVASWKASVLEAETALSKRLNVEPSLTLIQDVHTEDKAPKSPTSTTLSTSTPLSNGLHSSMKSIAKPSTGNKKKSSSMKKNSSAVKSKSDSFSKLLSNASDDHRLSSASEKCKPDPVDSPYSDIDSVPRILCPKRSKESPLKEVPKEPSTKPKKDQPSKKTKKACSDKPVKKKETNGRNKKSTPKNKTLRTANSRQKEIGSPGSSDGSFAMHSFYLPASSGLMSRALAASEENDEKDIEHSNQEPQKPKSRSPPAGDDPLSFHNKCTSPNESSKHQWQVKMETTEDSTDESLSHTPPNPTLIKFTRIRTEKNGIRLNRFECFKSEVSRSPTNSVQMKNESVISDTSSLSDPSPSISPTDAFRDTKELSFRSLVKEECNSGEPSLRADSNYKFSTFLMLLKDLHDTREKEGKPLTLPPASPSSLIREEPSLIPTGEDTTADMFSEKERKSAGDQNGQQVKTSTPVSSKQTKAKPKLSVKKEAQKHEGASNLISQVKKQNASEGPDANEKGSPLLAGLSNSSPISVPRVCGVGTVSRVAPKKRWQTFQSNVGKSPKLNDDVVQVSTELNGVFTESPHETSQPDVTDQKESLENKRLRKPSKRLIECSEESFTTKKKTKPSKESCKTGPEGTTNTNSAQTPSQQIDAFSSPPENQSERSTPEPSDSHALTSTPLPASCIETSQDKESSEKKPAPTERRRPRKPIHRILDWTLEEESPKIPKKRENKQPGDAQEDSVIRDLQEVPERLSLSPSAVSAAAQCEDEIKASSPIQHNTSNVCQTSLDEGESSPSKPPANDEDALISEVFGAGLNDSALSSRDSLSGDLGLSTNRKSGEKGGGGGASLKENVCQVCEKTGELLLCEGQCCGAFHLQCIGLTETPKGRFICHECKTGVHTCFVCKKPDKEVRRCMIPVCGKFYHMDCIMKHTPTVAQNRGFRCSLHVCLTCYITNPNNPGISKGRLTRCVRCPVAYHANDCCMAAGSVPLANNSFLCPNHFTPRKGCKNHEHINVSWCFVCSEGGSLLCCESCPAAFHRECLNIEMPQGSWYCNDCLAGKKPRFKDILWVKVGRYRWWPAEVTQPKSVPEKIYRMRHEVGEFPVHFFGSKDYVWTYQARCFPYMEGDANNTEKMGKGADATYKTALNEAADRFKELQAEKEMRQLQEDRKNDKKPPPYKHIKVNRPIGKVQIITADLSEIPRCNCKAEDENPCGIDSECINRMLLYECHPQVCPAGERCQNQSFTKREYTEVEIFRTLSRGWGLRGVRDIKKGAFVSEYVGEVIDEEECRNRIKQAQESDICNFYMLTLDKDRIIDAGPKGNQARFMNHSCQPNCETQKWTVNGDTRVGLFALEDVPTGVELTFNYNLECLGNGKTVCKCGASNCSGFLGVRPKNQPSSDDKTRKLKKKVGAKRKSQLEVTKEREDECFYCGDGGQIVSCKKPGCPKVYHADCLNLSKRPAGRWECPWHQCNECGREAASYCEMCPNSYCKQHREGMLFISKLDGKLSCSEHDPCGPDPLEPGEIREYVSSSPVLHPPTNTPGRIPPPTLPPAAPLFIPAPNRPVFKAQREPYDDEMDGVVLPSSSPCKDIKEEDVSDEGEVVEGVIGDEGEDEGLEIVDDDDDDEEEEEEDEGMDYRGLGFEDEGEEDHWEDECVDEDFEDPEDLGEVEETSWDEVIEGESESR, encoded by the exons ATGTGCGCGCGGCTGATACGAGACTGTTatg GATGGAGCCATGACAACATGAATCAGTCATACAAAGTGGCTGGCAAGGATGGCACGGAGCGTCTCTGCGATCCACGGGAGATCAGGGCACTTGATGGCCACGTCAGCTCCTGTGGACACCAGAGCGCAAAGCGACAGGGGGAACAGGGGTCTGCCATGCGTTTCTTAAACACCGGCTACAAACTCTCAGCATCCTCGTTTTCGTCCGCCACCGGATACAGTCCGCTGAGAAGACTTCAGGACCTGACCACCATGGTGAACCACGCAGACGTGAGTTTGCAGGACAAGGACTTTCACGGGCGCAATAAATTGCACAGTCCCGTCGGCGGTGGCGAGTTCGGAATAGGTCTGTACCACACGTCCAATGCCCAAGGAAGCGCCGACAGGGCCGCTCTTCAGGATCTCGACAAGAATGGGTTTTCTCCGGTAAGCTCGGATAGCTTGGAACACTTTCCGTCCATCCCCAATGGATTTTTGCATTTCGAGTCGACGCTGTTTGACAGCGGGGATAGCAAAGACGAAGAGGACGATAAAGTGGTCAGGTTTAAAAGCGCATCAACCAAGTGCCAGAAACGAGATCTGGCCGATTCGAAAGCCCTCGACAGCCAGAGATTGGACCCAAACGCAAACAAACACGGAAACCTCGTTGCTAAAAATCTGGTGCGGGCTGACGCCTCCGCCAGTCCCTCAAAGTTGCCGGTTGAGGTGATGATGGAGGATTTTGATAGTATGGATGACTTCTCAGACAGTGATTGTGATTTGCCCAgcactgtaaacaacaatgcTTCATTATTCAGCTCTACTCTCACTAAAAGATCAAATTCACCCAGTGACTCGCATTCGAATCCT tcCAACAGCCCAAAGAAGAGACAACTTCCAGGTGTAAAGTACTCTCTTGGAGATCTGGTGTGGGCCAAATTCAACCGCAGACCCTGGTGGCCCTGTCAAGTTACCAATGACCCACTGATTGAAGTTCACTCCAAAATGAAAG atcCCAGTCGTCGGCCATGTCGTCTTTATTTTGTCAAGATGTTTGGGGAGATAATAGACCAAGCGTGGGTCATGGCAAGAGCCACGTTTCCTTTTGAAGGAGGTCATCAGTTTGAAAAACTGCCCGTACTGAGGAGGAGAGGAAGGCAGAAAGAAAAAGATTACAAATACACG GTTCCCAAGCGTCTCGTGGCATCATGGAAAGCTAGCGTCTTAGAGGCAGAGACGGCGCTGTCTAAACGGTTAAACGTTGAGCCCTCGTTGACCTTAATTCAAGATGTACACACAGAAGACAAGGCACCAAAAAGTCCAACATCTACTACGTTATCCACAAGCACACCTTTGTCCAATGGACTGCATTCATCTATGAAGAGCATAGCCAAACCTAGCACTGGAAACAAAAAGAAGTCTTCCTCTATGAAGAAGAACAGCTCAGCGGTGAAATCCAAGAGCGACTCTTTCTCCAAATTGTTGTCAAATGCTTCAGACGACCACAGACTTTCTTCAGCTTCTGAAAAGTGTAAACCAGACCCTGTAGATAGCCCTTATTCAGATATCGACTCTGTCCCGAGGATCCTTTGCCCCAAACGTTCGAAGGAATCGCCTCTTAAAGAGGTGCCGAAAGAACCCAGCACTAAACCCAAGAAAGACCAGCCGAGTAAGAAGACAAAGAAAGCCTGCTCGGACAAACCGGTGAAGAAAAAAGAGACAAACGGTAGGAATAAAAAGTCAACacccaaaaacaaaacacttagaACCGCAAACTCCAGACAGAAGGAAATCGGTTCCCCCGGTTCTTCTGACGGCTCTTTCGCCATGCACTCTTTTTATTTGCCTGCCAGCAGCGGCTTAATGTCAAGAGCGCTCGCGGCCAGTGAAGAAAACGATGAGAAAGACATCGAACACTCGAATCAGGAACCTCAAAAGCCGAAGTCTCGCTCACCACCAGCTGGAGACGACCCGTTGAGTTTTCACAATAAATGTACATCACCCAATGAGTCCTCGAAACACCAGTGGCAGGTAAAAATGGAGACCACCGAAGATTCCACAGACGAATCGTTGTCCCACACACCCCCAAACCCAACCCTCATCAAATTTACCAGGATTCGAACGGAGAAAAATGGCATTCGGCTTAACCGGTTTGAATGTTTTAAATCCGAGGTCAGTCGATCCCCCACCAATTCTGTTCAAATGAAAAACGAGAGCGTGATCTCGGACACGTCGTCTTTGTCAGACCCGTCTCCGTCCATCTCCCCCACGGATGCTTTCCGAGATACGAAGGAGCTTTCTTTCAGGTCTCTCGTCAAAGAAGAATGCAACTCGGGAGAGCCGTCGCTCCGGGCCGACTCCAATTACAAATTCAGCACTTTTCTCATGCTGCTGAAGGATCTGCACGACACTCGCGAGAAGGAAGGAAAACCTTTGACGCTACCGCCCGCTTCTCCATCCTCTCTCATCAGGGAAGAACCTTCTCTCATCCCCACCGGAGAAGACACAACGGCTGACATGTTTTCTGAAAAGGAAAGGAAGAGCGCTGGCGATCAGAACGGTCAGCAGGTGAAGACGTCAACGCCGGTTAGCTCTAAACAAACCAAGGCCAAACCCAAATTGTCAGTGAAAAAGGAGGCTCAAAAACATGAGGGTGCGAGCAATTTAATCTCACAAGTCAAGAAGCAGAACGCATCAGAAGGTCCTGATGCAAACGAAAAAGGCTCTCCTCTGTTAGCAGGACTCTCAAATTCTTCTCCTATTTCTGTTCCTCGTGTCTGTGGCGTGGGCACCGTCTCCAGAGTCGCACCTAAGAAACGATGGCAAACGTTTCAGTCTAACGTCGGTAAAAGCCCCAAGCTGAATGACGATGTCGTGCAGGTGTCCACCGAGCTAAACGGGGTTTTCACAGAAAGTCCTCATGAAACTTCACAACCTGACGTCACAGATCAAAAAGAGAGTTTGG AAAACAAAAGACTTCGAAAACCGAGTAAGAGGTTGATTGAATGCAGTGAGGAGAGCTTTACTACAAAGAAGAAAACTAAACCCTCTAAAGAGTCCTGTAAAACT GGACCTGAAGGGACGACAAACACTAACAGTGCGCAAACACCATCACAACAGATTGATGCTTTTAGTTCACCACCTGAAAACCAATCTGAACGATCCACACCTGAACCATCAGATAGTCACGCCTTAACTTCAACACCACTACCTGCATCCTGTATAGAAACCTCACAGGACAAAGAGTCAAGTGAAAAGAAACCTG CACCCACAGAAAGAAGACGACCTCGGAAGCCAATACATCGCATTCTGGACTGGACTTTAGAGGAAGAATCTCCGAAAATCCCAAAGAAAAGAGAGA ATAAACAACCGGGTGATGCACAAGAGGACTCGGTTATCAGAGATTTGCAG GAAGTGCCTGAACGTTTGTCATTAAGTCCATCTGCTGTGTCAG CTGCAGCACAATGTGAAGATGAAATTAAAGCATCGTCGCCAATCCAGCACAACACCTCCAATGTCTGTCAAACCTCACTGGATGAAGGTGAATCCAGTCCATCAAAGCCTCCAGCCAATGACGAGGACGCTCTCATCTCTGAG GTTTTTGGTGCAGGACTCAATGACAGCGCTTTGTCAAGCAGAGATTCCTTATCAGGTGACTTGGGACTGTCGACCAATAGAAAGTCAGGAGAGAagggtggtggtggtggtgcgTCTTTAAAGGAAAATGTTTGCCAG gtATGTGAGAAGACCGGTGAGCTGCTCCTCTGTGAAGGTCAATGCTGTGGTGCCTTTCATCTGCAGTGCATCGGCCTCACTGAGACACCTAAAGGTCGCTTTATCTGCCACGAGTGCAAGACGG GTGTGCACACgtgttttgtgtgtaaaaagCCTGATAAAGAGGTCAGGAGGTGTATGATCCCTGTGTGTGGCAAGTTTTACCACATGGACTGCATCATGAAACACACGCCCACCGTCGCTCAAAATCGTGGCTTTCGCTGTTCCCTACACGTCTGCCTCACCTGCTACATCACAAACCCCAACAACCCTGGCATCTCTAAAG GTCGATTAACCCGGTGTGTACGCTGCCCTGTGGCCTACCACGCCAATGACTGCTGTATGGCTGCTGGCAGCGTCCCATTGGCCAATAACAGCTTCCTGTGTCCCAACCACTTCACTCCACGCAAAGGATGTAAAAACCACGAGCACATTAATGTCAGCTGGTGTTTTGTATGTTCTGAAG GAGGAAGTTTGCTCTGCTGTGAATCCTGTCCTGCTGCTTTTCATCGTGAATGTCTGAATATTGAGATGCCTCAAGGAAGCTGGTACTGTAATGATTGTCTGGCGGGAAAGAAACCTCGCTTTAAGGATATTCTCTGGGTGAAAGTGGGCCGCTACAG GTGGTGGCCCGCTGAAGTGACTCAACCCAAAAGCGTTCCCGAGAAGATCTACCGCATGAGGCACGAGGTGGGCGAGTTTCCTGTGCACTTCTTCGGCTCCAAAGACTACGTGTGGACGTACCAGGCCCGCTGTTTTCCCTACATGGAGGGGGACGCCAACAATACTGAGAAAATGGGAAAGGGTGCAGACGCCACATACAAGACAG CTTTAAATGAAGCAGCCGATAGGTTCAAAGAATTACAGGCAGAAAAGGAAATGAGACAACTTCAAGAAGACAGAAAGAACGACAAAAAACCTCCTCCGTACAAACACATTAAG GTGAACCGCCCTATCGGTAAAGTGCAGATCATCACGGCGGATCTGTCTGAGATACCGCGGTGCAACTGCAAGGCTGAGGACGAGAATCCGTGCGGCATCGACTCCGAGTGCATTAATCGCATGTTACTGTACGAGTGTCATCCTCAGGTGTGTCCGGCAGGTGAACGCTGTCAGAATCAGAGCTTCACCAAGCGCGAGTACACGGAGGTGGAGATATTCAGGACGCTGTCACGTGGCTGGGGTTTACGTGGTGTGAGAGACATCAAGAAA GGAGCGTTCGTGAGTGAATATGTGGGAGAAGTTATTGATGAAGAGGAGTGTCGCAACAGAATCAAACAAGCGCAGGAAAGTGATATCTGTAACTTCTACATGCTCACACTGGATAAG GATCGTATCATTGATGCCGGGCCAAAGGGAAACCAAGCGCGTTTCATGAACCACAGCTGCCAGCCGAACTGTGAGACTCAAAAGTGGACGGTGAACGGAGACACGAGAGTCGGGCTGTTTGCTTTAGAGGACGTCCCCACAG GTGTGGAGCTCACTTTTAACTATAACCTGGAGTGTCTGGGAAACGGAAAAACGGTTTGTAAATGTGGAGCATCCAACTGCAGTGGATTCCTTGGTGTCCGACCTAAG AATCAGCCCTCGTCTGATGATAAAACCCGGAAACTGAAGAAGAAAGTTGGAGCGAAACGTAAGAGTCAGTTAGAGGTCACCAAGGAAAGAGAAGATGAATGTTTTTACTGTGGAGATGGAGGACAGATTGTATCTTGTAAGAAACCCGGCTGTCCCAAAGTCTACCATGCTGACTGTCTGAATCTGTCCAAGAGACCTGCAG GTCGCTGGGAGTGTCCATGGCATCAATGTAATGAGTGCGGTAGAGAGGCGGCGTCTTACTGCGAGATGTGTCCCAACTCTTACTGTAAACAGCATCGCGAGGGAATGCTCTTCATCTCCAAACTAGATGGCAAACTGTCCTGCAGTGAACATGACCCGTGTGGCCCCGATCCTCTGGAGCCAGGGGAGATTCGAGAGTACGTGTCCAGCTCTCCCGTCTTACACCCACCTACCAACACGCCGGGCAGGATACCCCCACCGACGCTTCCGCCTGCCGCTCCGCTCTTCATCCCTGCTCCTAACAGACCCGTGTTCAAAGCTCAAAGAGAGCCGTACGACGACGAGATGGACGGTGTGGTTTTGCCATCCTCGTCCCCTTGTAAAGACATTAAGGAGGAAGATGTTAGCGATGAAGGGGAGGTGGTGGAGGGTGTCATAGGAGATGAGGGAGAAGACGAAGGCCTTGAGATtgtagatgatgatgatgatgatgaggaggaggaggaggaggatgaaGGTATGGACTATAGAGGCTTGGGGTTTGAGGATGAGGGGGAGGAGGATCACTGGGAAGATGAATGCGTAGATGAGGACTTTGAAGATCCTGAGGACTTAGGAGAAGTGGAGGAAACATCGTGGGATGAGGTCATCGAAGGAGAAAGTGAATCCCGCTAA